The DNA region AGATTGAAATCGCAAATTATCTTGAAGCAGTCGGCGGTTCGATCAATGCTTTTACAAGCAAGGAATATACATGCATATATGCCCGATGCCTTGAAGAATACCTTGAACATAGTATAGACCTTATCTCAGATTTGCTTCTACATTCAACATTTCCTGAAGATGAACTACAAAAAGAGAAAGATGTTGTCATCGACGAAATAAGCGATATACAGGACACTCCCGGTGATCTTATCTTCGATCTTTTTTATGAAAACATCTATCCTGAGAATTCTCTTGGCCATCCAATCGTTGGGTACAAAGAAGAGGTTATGGAATTTCAGAAAGAAACCTGCACCTCGTTCATCTCTAAAGAATATACTCCTGAACGTATCATCATTTCTGTTTCTGGACACATTGATCATAAACAACTCGTTCAATTAGTAGAAAAATATTTTGCTTTTGATGCTCAAGAAAAAGCAACATCTGTCAGGGAATTAGTATCTCCTGCACCAATCAGGAAATTTAAAAATGTTTACACAAAAAATGCTAACCATCAGTCACATGTTTGCATTGGAACAAGGACATTCCCCTATACAGATAAGGATCGCTACAAACTGCTGACCCTTAATGCAATTTTGTCTGGAGGAATGAGTTCACGACTCTTTCAAAACATCAGGGAAAAGCACGGCATTTCATATGATATCGGCTCGTTTACAGATTTCTTTCATGACACTGGCTGCATCGGGATCTATACAGCAACCAAGCCAAAAAACAGCAAAAAAAGCATCGATCTTATTCACAAGGAAATCAAATCCATTATTGATAAACCAGTAGCAGACATTGAACTCGAACGAACGAAAGCGCTTCTCAAATCGAGTATTTTGATTGGATTGGAAAGCACATCAGCTCGTATGAACCGTCTGGCTAAGCAGTATATTTATATAAAAGAAATTTATCCCATCGATAAAGTCATTGCTGAGATCGAGAATATAACTCCAGGCGATATTCAGGATGTTGCTAAACGAGTGTTTGAGAAAGAGGATTTTGTTACGACGATGTTGAAAGCTTCTGAGCAGGAGAAGTGATCGTATATACTGAATGTAACAATATTTTCCAGATTTACAATCAATAACTGAAAAGCCGCTCCCTTTTAAGATAATATTTCTTATACTTCTCGTTCAATTCCCTGTTCTTTTCATCATCCAAGTTATAATCGTTTTGGATAATACTGAAAGCCAGCTTTCTCGCATCTTCGAGGATTGGTCGATCACGAACAATATTTGCAATCCTAAAAGCAGGTAAACCTGACTGTTTGGTTCCAAAAAATTCTCCGGGACCACGTAATTCAAGATCTACTTCTGAGATTTTAAATCCATCATTCGTCTCTTTCATTGTATTAAGCCGTATCATTGCCTCTTCGCTTATCGGTTCGTAAGCCACAAGTACACAATAAGATTTATAAGCACCCCGTCCCACACGTCCACGAAGCTGATGGAGTTGAGATAGCCCGAATCTTTCTGCATGCTCGATCATCATAATGGTTGCATTTGGTAGGTCAATGCCAACTTCGATGACAGTCGTTGAAACAAGTACATCGATGGCATGCGCTTTGAAATCCTGCATGATCTGATCTTTTCCCTGGTTCGTCATTCTGCCGTGGAGAAGTCCGACCGAATATTCTTTAAAAACAGTGCTCTGCAATTCTTTATAGGTATTCGTTGCATCCCTCAAATCCGATTTCTCAGATTCTTCTACAAGTGGACAGACCACATAGACCTGCCGACCTTGCTTGAGCTGTTTTCTAATAAAATCATATACCTGTGCTTTTTTACTTGAGGAAATCCAGTTTGTATAGATTTCTTTTTTATGAGGTGGCAATTCATCGATGACGCTGACATCGAGATCGCCATAAACCGTAAGTGCAAGTGATCGCGGAATTGGTGTGGCACTCATGATCAGTTTGTCTGGTGTGTGCCCTTTTTGAGTTAAGGTTAGACGCTGCATCACTCCGAATCTGTGCTGCTCATCGATAACGATCATGCTGAGTTTTTTAAAATTCACGTCTTTTTGAATAAGTGAATGGGTGCCGATCGCAATATGAACATCACCTCTCTCGATTGCTGCTTTAATCTCATTTTTTCCTGCGTATGTTCCTCCCAAAAGGAGTTCAACACGAAGTCCAAAATTCTCAAGAAATTCTCGTAAAGAAAAATAGTGTTGTGTAGCAAGAATCTCTGTCGGTGCCATAATTGCTGCCTGGAAGCCATTTTCGATTGCCAGAAGCATAGCAAAGATCGAGATGATCGTTTTACCCGATCCAACATCTCCTTGAAGAAGCCGGTTCATTTGATGAGGAGATTTCATGTCTTCAACAATCTCATTGAGAACACGTTTTTGGGCGTGTGTTAACGTAAAGGGTAGCGATTCTCTTAGTTTAGTCGTATAGGTTCTCATTAACTCCATCGAATAACCGGAGGCTTTATGCCAGTTTACCTTTTTACGAGCAAGCATCAGTTCGAGGAAGAAGAGTTCTTCAAAGACAAATCGTTTTCGTGCGTTCTTAATATCTTCATCATTTTCAGGAATGTGAATTTTATAGAGAGCATCGTTGAGGGGCAAGAGTTGTTTATCATCCCTGATATACTGAGGAATTGTTTCATCTAGCATCAATTCCTGTGAAAGAACTGTCCGCATTATTTTTCTGAGTGTTTTGTTCGAAATTCCTTCTGTCAGAGGATAAAGCGGTAGAATATCCTGGTCGACCCAGAAACTCTTTTTCTCCTTATCCTGCACAATCTCAAAATCAGGATGTATGACGCATAATTTGTTATAGTAATACTGAATTTTTCCAAGAATGATTATCTCTTTGCCAACTTCAAATTGTTCCACGAGCCAGGGAGTTGGACGAAACCACATCAAGATCAGGTAGCCGGTGCCGTCAGAGATAAAAACTGTGAACGGATGTTTATGATATTTATTACCTTTTGATTCGAATCCAGTAATATGTCCTCTCACACTTGCCATGTCATTGATCTTCAGGTCAGCGATTCTTTTTCCTGATACCTTGCTGAGATAATCTCTTGGAAAGTAAAAAAGAAGGTCTTTTACGGTTTTAATACCCAGCTTATTGAGAAGCTTAGCACGTTTCGGTCCTACCCCCGGAACGAATTGTATATTATCTTGCAACTGGAATGCCACATTTACTCCGGTTGCATGCTAGCGGATTAGTGCAAATTTACCATTCACATAGTTTTTCCCAGAATCTGATGATATAACGTAGAAATAAATTCCACTTGCAGCATCTTTGCCATTGTTCTTGCCATCCCAGAAAAATCTAAAATGATCTGATTCCCCTATTTCAGCAATGAGTTCACCTGCAAGATTATAAATGTAAAGAGTATTGATTCCTGCCGGTAGTTTTGCATTGGGTCTGGTTTCAAAATAGACATAAGGATGTTCAGAGGGCTTGAAAGGATTGGGATAGATCACAATTTTTTCACCACTATCGGTCCCTTGTGTATTATTGATCTGAGCACCGATGTTGAATGAACACATACCCTCAGCGGTTCCAACATACAATTCACCAGTATAAACATTATGTGCAAATGAGAGAACAGCATTGCTTGGTAGGGATGAATTTTCAGTTGTAAAATTTCTGAAAGTATAGTTCTCTTCATCAAGAACAGAGATACCACCACCATTCGTGGCTATCCATTTCCTTCCATGCTGATCGACATAGACCTGGTTGATCTGTATTGCTTTTCCTGATCCCATACGCGGTTCTGGATTACCTTCATCATCATACCAGTAATAATCGTAA from Candidatus Cloacimonadota bacterium includes:
- a CDS encoding insulinase family protein, which gives rise to MSYQISTLTSGVTVLSEHIEHVRSLSIGVWINAGSRDETIHNRGIAHFLEHMLFKGTTTRTKIEIANYLEAVGGSINAFTSKEYTCIYARCLEEYLEHSIDLISDLLLHSTFPEDELQKEKDVVIDEISDIQDTPGDLIFDLFYENIYPENSLGHPIVGYKEEVMEFQKETCTSFISKEYTPERIIISVSGHIDHKQLVQLVEKYFAFDAQEKATSVRELVSPAPIRKFKNVYTKNANHQSHVCIGTRTFPYTDKDRYKLLTLNAILSGGMSSRLFQNIREKHGISYDIGSFTDFFHDTGCIGIYTATKPKNSKKSIDLIHKEIKSIIDKPVADIELERTKALLKSSILIGLESTSARMNRLAKQYIYIKEIYPIDKVIAEIENITPGDIQDVAKRVFEKEDFVTTMLKASEQEK
- the recG gene encoding ATP-dependent DNA helicase RecG — translated: MAFQLQDNIQFVPGVGPKRAKLLNKLGIKTVKDLLFYFPRDYLSKVSGKRIADLKINDMASVRGHITGFESKGNKYHKHPFTVFISDGTGYLILMWFRPTPWLVEQFEVGKEIIILGKIQYYYNKLCVIHPDFEIVQDKEKKSFWVDQDILPLYPLTEGISNKTLRKIMRTVLSQELMLDETIPQYIRDDKQLLPLNDALYKIHIPENDEDIKNARKRFVFEELFFLELMLARKKVNWHKASGYSMELMRTYTTKLRESLPFTLTHAQKRVLNEIVEDMKSPHQMNRLLQGDVGSGKTIISIFAMLLAIENGFQAAIMAPTEILATQHYFSLREFLENFGLRVELLLGGTYAGKNEIKAAIERGDVHIAIGTHSLIQKDVNFKKLSMIVIDEQHRFGVMQRLTLTQKGHTPDKLIMSATPIPRSLALTVYGDLDVSVIDELPPHKKEIYTNWISSSKKAQVYDFIRKQLKQGRQVYVVCPLVEESEKSDLRDATNTYKELQSTVFKEYSVGLLHGRMTNQGKDQIMQDFKAHAIDVLVSTTVIEVGIDLPNATIMMIEHAERFGLSQLHQLRGRVGRGAYKSYCVLVAYEPISEEAMIRLNTMKETNDGFKISEVDLELRGPGEFFGTKQSGLPAFRIANIVRDRPILEDARKLAFSIIQNDYNLDDEKNRELNEKYKKYYLKRERLFSY